A genomic stretch from Bacteroidota bacterium includes:
- a CDS encoding cation-translocating P-type ATPase encodes MKFPIKDKKFIFLLTAIVIVVTLEILSIIGIHIPMPFAPFVFAAFILGIGYGVLWNGLKALVKLQFSSINLLMTIAVVGAFYLGEYPEAAVVVVLYVLGERLEDIGIENSKSALDELVKKAPKTAVLKSTGESVAIDKIAIGTILQVKPGEMIPMDGKIVAGDTTVDEAAITGEPIAKDKRTGDIVFAGTLNKNGFIELETTKTSADTTFSKIVRLTFEAQANKSDTQKFIQKFSKYYTPAMIALAVLVFLIPVLVLGLDVNHWLQQAITLLVIACPCALVISTPVAIYAAIGNASAKGALVKGGKYIEALARIKAVALDKTRTITYGNPIVSDVIPLNGTSLEELLACTAGAEMFSEHPLAQAIVDHSRKEGFEPHKAKDFKSVMGKGATAKCLVCEDETVFLGKLSYIEELQPASEEAQKIVHELSGQGKTCVAVSFGEGVAGIIALMDEIKPDSAEAIVKLKELGIEPVMLTGDSQKSANYVAAIVGIEIAKGGQLPEDKAESIRGLLGQFGSVGMVGDGINDAPALALASLGIAMGAAGSDTAIETANIALMNDNLSLIPFLVRLGRATLKRIKINTVSAILVKVVFVALAVAGYSNLVFAIAADVGVTLVVIVSSLGLMRFGHEQ; translated from the coding sequence ATGAAATTCCCGATCAAAGACAAGAAATTCATCTTCCTACTCACTGCGATCGTGATCGTGGTGACCTTGGAAATACTCTCCATTATCGGCATTCACATTCCGATGCCATTTGCGCCTTTCGTTTTTGCCGCGTTTATCCTTGGCATCGGCTATGGGGTGCTCTGGAATGGCCTTAAAGCATTGGTGAAGCTTCAGTTCAGCAGCATCAACCTGCTCATGACCATCGCTGTGGTCGGGGCTTTCTATTTGGGAGAATATCCCGAGGCGGCTGTGGTCGTGGTGCTGTATGTTTTGGGCGAACGCTTGGAGGACATCGGCATTGAAAACAGCAAGTCGGCCTTGGACGAATTGGTGAAAAAAGCTCCCAAGACGGCAGTTCTGAAATCAACAGGCGAATCCGTTGCCATTGACAAGATTGCAATCGGCACAATTTTGCAAGTGAAGCCAGGCGAGATGATCCCGATGGATGGCAAAATTGTCGCAGGCGACACCACCGTGGATGAGGCGGCGATCACAGGTGAACCTATCGCCAAGGACAAGCGCACGGGCGACATCGTGTTTGCGGGTACCCTCAACAAAAACGGCTTCATTGAGCTAGAAACTACCAAAACATCGGCAGATACCACCTTCTCTAAGATCGTCAGGCTCACCTTTGAGGCACAGGCCAACAAGTCTGATACCCAAAAATTCATCCAGAAGTTCTCCAAGTACTATACTCCTGCCATGATCGCATTGGCGGTATTGGTGTTTTTGATTCCTGTCTTGGTACTTGGATTGGACGTGAACCATTGGCTGCAACAGGCGATCACGCTGTTGGTGATTGCTTGTCCCTGTGCCCTGGTCATCTCCACGCCCGTTGCAATCTATGCCGCAATCGGAAACGCCTCCGCCAAAGGAGCCTTGGTCAAGGGCGGAAAATACATCGAGGCATTGGCAAGGATCAAGGCTGTGGCACTCGACAAGACACGTACCATCACTTACGGCAATCCAATTGTCTCAGACGTGATCCCCCTCAATGGCACGAGTCTGGAAGAATTATTGGCTTGTACCGCTGGCGCGGAAATGTTTTCCGAGCATCCATTGGCACAGGCTATCGTGGATCATTCCAGGAAAGAAGGATTTGAACCACACAAGGCAAAGGACTTTAAAAGTGTGATGGGCAAAGGAGCCACTGCAAAATGTCTCGTTTGTGAAGACGAGACGGTTTTCCTTGGTAAACTTTCCTACATCGAGGAATTGCAACCCGCAAGCGAAGAAGCACAAAAGATAGTCCATGAACTCTCGGGACAAGGAAAAACTTGTGTGGCTGTGAGCTTTGGAGAGGGCGTTGCAGGGATCATCGCCTTGATGGATGAGATCAAGCCCGATAGCGCGGAAGCCATCGTGAAGCTCAAGGAACTCGGCATAGAGCCCGTCATGCTCACAGGCGATAGCCAGAAATCTGCCAATTATGTGGCCGCGATCGTGGGCATCGAAATTGCGAAGGGTGGGCAGTTGCCAGAGGACAAGGCCGAAAGCATTCGTGGGTTGTTGGGGCAATTTGGCAGCGTGGGCATGGTGGGCGATGGCATCAACGATGCGCCAGCGTTGGCACTCGCATCATTGGGAATTGCCATGGGTGCTGCAGGCAGCGATACGGCTATCGAAACCGCAAACATCGCTTTGATGAACGACAACCTCTCGCTGATTCCTTTCCTAGTACGCCTCGGCAGGGCGACCCTGAAACGGATCAAAATTAATACCGTCAGCGCCATTCTTGTCAAAGTGGTGTTTGTCGCATTGGCAGTCGCGGGATACAGCAACCTCGTTTTTGCCATTGCTGCCGATGTTGGCGTGACCCTCGTAGTGATCGTGAGCAGCTTGGGGTTGATGCGATTTGGTCATGAACAATAA
- a CDS encoding Omp28-related outer membrane protein, translated as MFNKVSAICFLVIALFGSACDVIEGPKVDPNGFTGTENKVLIEDFTGQMCGNCPNAHRQAALLKETYGENLVIIAVHSTGFATPVPVLGFPIDFRTPMGDELALYYEASNAGLPVGIVNRRDWNGSPLTRYANWGTLVSAVLSEAPQLGIGLAKNYDNGTRKLDIQANLEYFTAGDANHRIVAVITEDSLISKQYDFSIPAQEVDAYVQNHVLRTSITPGTWGIPVKGNTIFIGEKIEHQFSITLDPAWRPEKCHVVVYVINNSTREILQVEEIKVLD; from the coding sequence ATGTTCAACAAGGTCAGCGCAATTTGCTTTTTAGTCATTGCACTTTTTGGATCTGCCTGTGATGTGATCGAAGGCCCGAAAGTTGATCCAAACGGCTTCACTGGGACAGAAAACAAGGTTTTGATCGAAGATTTTACTGGACAAATGTGCGGCAACTGCCCCAATGCACATCGCCAAGCTGCTTTGCTAAAGGAAACCTATGGTGAAAACTTGGTCATCATCGCAGTGCATTCAACCGGATTTGCGACTCCAGTTCCGGTACTAGGTTTCCCGATAGATTTCAGGACACCTATGGGCGACGAATTGGCGCTGTATTATGAAGCCTCCAACGCTGGTCTTCCTGTCGGCATCGTCAATCGGCGCGATTGGAATGGGAGTCCGCTGACACGCTACGCAAATTGGGGCACCTTGGTCAGCGCAGTTTTGTCTGAAGCCCCCCAATTGGGTATCGGCCTTGCAAAAAATTACGACAACGGAACTCGCAAGCTCGATATTCAGGCAAATTTGGAGTATTTTACTGCAGGAGATGCCAACCACCGCATCGTGGCGGTAATTACTGAAGATAGCCTGATTTCAAAACAATATGATTTTTCGATTCCCGCACAAGAAGTTGACGCGTATGTCCAAAACCACGTTCTCAGGACGTCGATTACTCCGGGAACTTGGGGAATTCCTGTCAAGGGCAACACCATTTTCATAGGGGAGAAAATTGAGCATCAATTTTCAATTACCCTTGACCCCGCTTGGCGTCCTGAAAAATGCCATGTGGTTGTTTACGTGATCAACAATTCTACAAGGGAAATCCTACAAGTTGAGGAGATCAAGGTGCTTGATTAA
- a CDS encoding transglutaminase family protein — MVNYLKETAILNFSHPSIQSVVHQRNWIAMPIVSRVKAVYNFVRDEIRFGYNTGDDIAASQVLEDGYGQCNTKATLLMALLRSVGVPCRIHGFTIDKALQKGAISGIWYWLSPRNILHSWVEVFVEENWYYLEGVILDKPYLNALQRKNSDCKTTFCGFGVFTDKFQSPDIEWNLSHTFIQDKGINQDFGLFDAPDDFYANHQQKLGSFKRWMFQKIVRHKMNSNVNRIREGQ; from the coding sequence ATGGTAAATTACTTAAAGGAGACCGCTATTCTCAATTTCTCGCATCCCAGCATCCAATCTGTCGTCCATCAAAGAAATTGGATAGCCATGCCCATCGTGAGTCGCGTAAAAGCTGTTTACAACTTCGTACGCGACGAAATTCGGTTCGGCTATAATACGGGCGATGACATTGCCGCTTCGCAAGTCTTGGAAGACGGCTACGGGCAATGCAATACCAAGGCCACCCTGCTGATGGCACTGCTAAGGTCTGTGGGCGTACCTTGCCGCATCCACGGCTTTACGATTGACAAAGCCTTGCAAAAGGGTGCCATTTCCGGGATATGGTATTGGCTGTCTCCTCGAAACATTCTGCACAGTTGGGTCGAGGTTTTTGTCGAAGAGAACTGGTATTATCTGGAAGGCGTGATTTTGGACAAGCCCTATCTCAATGCACTGCAACGAAAAAATAGCGATTGCAAGACCACCTTTTGCGGCTTCGGTGTCTTCACCGACAAGTTCCAAAGCCCGGACATTGAATGGAACCTCAGCCATACCTTCATCCAGGACAAGGGCATCAACCAAGATTTTGGTTTGTTTGACGCTCCGGATGACTTCTATGCAAATCACCAACAGAAGTTGGGATCATTCAAACGGTGGATGTTCCAGAAGATCGTGCGGCATAAAATGAACAGCAATGTGAACCGAATCAGGGAAGGCCAATGA
- a CDS encoding T9SS type A sorting domain-containing protein produces the protein MKKLLFLLLFGLVTCTLNAQQAPHDGCASDQMLQRLLANDPKAAAFQAAFDQQLADIAMIRGNQRTSGITTVRTIPVVVHIIHNGGPENLSNTVIQQGIQDMNDAFANVGIYDPLTGVNTDIQFCLASQDPSGAGTTGIVRVQSPLTNVIMETQDLSLKALSRWDPTKYLNIWLVAEISSQSMGSGVAGYAYFPSSHGQPEDGIVNEARWFGSNPHNSKIHVHEAGHYLGLYHTFQGGCTNNNCLTDGDHVCDTPPDNSTAATICTNAMNTCATDDDDLSNNNPFRPVVNGGLGDQPDMIMNYMDYGFQSCQSAFTQGQSDRMNAALSGTRASLLSSLGCLSPCPNPINCTFTPNATNVTAGTLVTFTNNTTGATTYDWTRNGVSFSTNANPTWIPNAAGTFVIMLTAGNGDPSCTRTFSVTITVTCSENASFTASVTSVPVGGTVNFTNTSTGGSTNFQWLLDGVPMATTTQFSHTFPTVGGYNVSLVQIGTNCSDTSLSQYITVGNCQPKYANRWYFGHRGGIDFSTGQPVAVYDGNPTMNAAEAICSISDAQGNLQFYCDGQNVYNKLHQVMVNGTNMMGGYSCTQGAMAIPKPGSTTIYYLFTQAHFGGSQNDGDGLYVSEIDMTLDNGNGAVTIKTDTLQRIATEKLTAVNHCNGRDVWVINHEYGTDAFNAFLVTPNGIQPAVVSNIGWVHAGGFNNTTSLGAMKASPDGKKLAVAIYHPSYAKLELFDFNNATGVVSNPYTIVSPNLPEPYSVEFSPDGSRLYVDIDGDRQQVPASLWQLDMTAGSYAAIEASLTKVSGNYVSFGTLQLAPDGKIYMGRYETAINEYYLARIENPNALGLACNFNYNGFYFGQNNQHWSSIGLPLFNSSFFTTTTPEVEGPDTVCANSQGIVFRRPANACSGGGTVSYQVSGDAQVISFTDTTATLSFGAPGNVILTIVESAPCGAGSGDWHITVMPSDTTVYLGPDVSLCTGATATLTALSGFTSYLWNTGATTPSISVNTPGTYWCEVTGGSQCRPRDSVVVSQSNIALNVNLGPDQTVCSGQVATLDAGPGFASYLWQDGSTNQTFTAWFAGNYSVTVTGSQCNGSATDQAQILHSQIAQINLGNDTALCSPSILLNPGTFTGNALWQDGSTGNTFTVTQPGTYWLQVSNNLGCASGDTIEVTSCVATQDPLAGLNVQIWPNPATENLHIRVEAMQRPRSLQLSLWDMTGRELLTIAPTWTGDHLEAVFDVTAIAKGMYFLRMETEKGLTAWKVEID, from the coding sequence ATGAAAAAATTGCTGTTTTTACTTCTTTTTGGGCTTGTAACATGCACTTTGAATGCCCAACAAGCCCCGCATGATGGCTGCGCATCCGATCAGATGCTGCAACGCCTTCTCGCCAATGATCCCAAGGCCGCGGCCTTTCAGGCTGCATTTGATCAGCAATTGGCCGACATTGCCATGATCCGTGGCAATCAGCGCACATCCGGCATTACCACCGTGCGTACCATTCCCGTTGTCGTGCACATCATTCACAACGGCGGACCGGAAAATCTGAGCAATACCGTCATTCAGCAGGGCATCCAAGACATGAACGACGCCTTTGCCAATGTCGGCATTTACGATCCGCTTACGGGTGTGAATACCGACATTCAGTTTTGTCTCGCATCGCAAGATCCTTCGGGCGCAGGCACCACGGGCATCGTGCGTGTGCAATCGCCCCTCACCAACGTCATCATGGAAACCCAAGACCTCAGCCTTAAAGCCTTGAGCCGCTGGGATCCGACAAAATACCTCAATATCTGGCTCGTCGCCGAAATCAGTTCGCAGTCCATGGGTAGCGGCGTCGCAGGCTACGCCTATTTTCCGAGTTCGCATGGCCAACCCGAAGACGGCATCGTCAACGAAGCCCGTTGGTTTGGCAGCAATCCCCACAACAGCAAAATCCACGTGCATGAGGCCGGGCATTACCTTGGCCTTTACCATACTTTCCAAGGCGGATGTACCAACAACAACTGCTTGACCGACGGTGACCACGTCTGCGATACCCCGCCGGACAACAGCACGGCTGCGACGATTTGTACGAATGCGATGAATACCTGCGCCACGGATGACGATGACTTGAGCAACAACAATCCCTTTCGGCCCGTGGTCAATGGCGGCTTGGGCGATCAACCCGACATGATCATGAACTACATGGATTATGGTTTCCAATCCTGCCAATCTGCATTTACCCAAGGCCAATCCGACCGGATGAATGCAGCATTGAGCGGTACGCGGGCAAGTTTGCTCAGCAGCCTCGGTTGCCTTTCGCCATGTCCCAATCCCATCAACTGTACATTTACGCCGAATGCCACCAACGTTACTGCTGGAACCTTGGTCACATTCACCAACAATACCACCGGCGCCACGACTTATGATTGGACACGGAATGGGGTCTCCTTTTCGACGAATGCCAATCCGACCTGGATTCCAAATGCAGCCGGAACCTTTGTGATCATGCTGACCGCAGGCAATGGCGACCCGAGCTGCACAAGGACATTTTCCGTGACAATCACCGTGACATGCTCCGAAAACGCCTCCTTCACGGCTTCCGTCACAAGCGTTCCTGTCGGTGGCACGGTCAACTTCACCAATACGAGTACGGGCGGCAGTACCAATTTTCAGTGGTTGCTGGACGGCGTTCCGATGGCGACCACGACCCAATTTTCGCATACTTTCCCAACCGTGGGCGGCTACAATGTTTCGCTGGTTCAGATCGGGACGAATTGCTCGGATACTTCTTTGAGTCAATACATTACGGTCGGGAATTGTCAGCCTAAATATGCCAATCGCTGGTACTTCGGGCACCGTGGCGGTATCGACTTCAGTACGGGTCAGCCGGTTGCGGTGTATGACGGCAATCCAACGATGAATGCAGCCGAAGCAATTTGTTCGATTTCCGATGCACAAGGCAACCTGCAATTTTACTGCGACGGCCAAAATGTGTACAATAAGCTGCACCAAGTGATGGTCAACGGCACGAATATGATGGGTGGCTATTCTTGCACGCAGGGCGCCATGGCCATTCCGAAGCCAGGCAGCACCACGATTTATTATCTCTTTACCCAGGCGCATTTCGGCGGATCACAAAATGACGGGGACGGATTGTATGTTTCCGAAATCGACATGACCTTGGACAACGGCAATGGCGCGGTGACCATCAAAACCGATACTTTGCAGCGGATTGCGACCGAAAAATTGACCGCTGTGAACCACTGCAATGGCCGCGATGTTTGGGTCATCAACCACGAATATGGCACTGATGCCTTCAATGCATTTCTTGTAACGCCCAACGGCATTCAGCCTGCTGTCGTCTCCAATATCGGTTGGGTGCATGCCGGCGGATTTAACAATACGACTTCCTTGGGTGCCATGAAGGCTTCGCCGGATGGGAAAAAGTTGGCAGTTGCGATTTACCATCCGTCCTACGCCAAACTCGAATTGTTTGATTTTAACAATGCAACGGGTGTGGTGAGCAATCCCTATACCATCGTTTCACCGAATTTGCCGGAGCCTTATTCTGTCGAATTTTCACCGGATGGCAGCCGCCTTTATGTGGACATTGACGGGGATCGCCAACAGGTGCCGGCATCGCTTTGGCAACTGGACATGACTGCGGGTTCGTATGCGGCCATTGAGGCTTCCCTCACCAAAGTCAGTGGCAATTATGTCTCCTTTGGTACGTTGCAATTGGCACCCGACGGCAAAATCTACATGGGCCGCTACGAAACCGCCATCAACGAATATTACCTTGCCCGCATCGAAAACCCCAATGCCCTCGGATTGGCCTGCAACTTCAATTACAACGGCTTCTATTTCGGGCAGAACAATCAGCATTGGAGCAGCATCGGCCTCCCGCTGTTTAATTCCAGCTTTTTCACGACCACCACACCTGAAGTGGAGGGTCCTGATACCGTCTGTGCCAATTCGCAGGGGATTGTATTCCGTCGCCCAGCGAATGCCTGCAGTGGTGGCGGCACGGTGAGCTACCAAGTTTCGGGCGATGCCCAAGTGATCAGCTTTACCGATACGACTGCAACCTTGTCTTTTGGTGCTCCGGGGAATGTGATTTTGACCATCGTCGAATCGGCACCTTGCGGTGCGGGTTCGGGTGATTGGCATATTACGGTCATGCCGAGTGATACCACCGTTTACCTCGGGCCGGATGTAAGCCTCTGCACAGGCGCAACAGCCACATTGACAGCGCTTTCCGGCTTTACGAGTTATTTGTGGAATACCGGCGCGACGACGCCTTCTATTTCGGTCAATACCCCCGGCACCTATTGGTGCGAAGTCACCGGCGGCAGTCAATGCCGTCCACGTGACTCGGTCGTCGTGAGCCAAAGCAATATTGCGCTCAACGTCAATTTAGGACCCGACCAAACGGTCTGTTCGGGGCAAGTGGCAACCTTGGATGCCGGACCGGGTTTTGCCAGTTATCTCTGGCAGGATGGTTCGACCAATCAGACATTTACCGCTTGGTTTGCTGGCAACTACAGCGTCACCGTGACGGGCAGCCAATGCAACGGCAGCGCCACGGACCAAGCGCAAATTTTGCACAGTCAAATTGCACAGATCAATCTTGGGAATGATACCGCCTTGTGTAGTCCGAGCATTCTGCTGAATCCAGGCACCTTCACCGGCAATGCACTCTGGCAGGACGGTTCGACAGGAAACACCTTCACGGTCACCCAACCCGGCACCTATTGGTTGCAAGTGAGCAACAACCTCGGCTGCGCGAGCGGCGACACCATCGAAGTGACGAGTTGCGTCGCAACGCAAGACCCACTCGCCGGCCTCAATGTCCAAATTTGGCCCAATCCAGCGACGGAAAATCTGCACATCCGCGTGGAAGCCATGCAACGTCCTCGCAGCTTGCAACTCAGCCTTTGGGACATGACCGGCCGCGAATTACTGACGATTGCACCAACTTGGACGGGCGACCATTTGGAGGCAGTATTTGACGTGACCGCCATCGCGAAAGGCATGTACTTCTTGCGCATGGAAACGGAAAAAGGCCTAACGGCTTGGAAGGTAGAAATAGACTAA